Proteins encoded within one genomic window of Xiphophorus maculatus strain JP 163 A chromosome 11, X_maculatus-5.0-male, whole genome shotgun sequence:
- the c11h21orf59 gene encoding UPF0769 protein C21orf59 homolog, giving the protein MVQLHVKRGDESQFLFNTTTDAPLESLIQQVTAIYNGRLKVDRICSEIPELADHGVTLPPNMQGLTDEQIVELKLKDEWEERCIPSGGKIFRKDEIGRRNGHAPNDKMKEVLMRTVEEAKALISKKQAQANVCVTMEMVKEALDQLRGAVMIVYPMGLPPHDPIRMEFDDQEDLSGTQASLQVITEEECQLWWAGKEMQRGKKLQDYIGRNEKTKLVVKLQKKGQGAPAREPLVTDEQQKQMMLHYYKRQEEFKKLDEADDDSYLDSEWSNRQALKRQFQGLTNIKWGPR; this is encoded by the exons ATGGTGCAGCTGCATGTGAAGCGCGGAGATGAGAGCCAGTTTCTGTTCAACACCACAACGGACGCTCCTCTGGAATCGTTGATCCAGCAGGTTACTGCTATTTACAACGGCAGGCTCAAAGTGGATAGGATATGTTCAG AGATCCCAGAGCTGGCCGATCATGGCGTCACACTCCCACCCAACATGCAGGGACTGACAGATGAGCAAATTGTGGAGCTGAAACTGAAGGATGAATGGGAAGAACGATGCATTCCAAGTGGAGGGAAGATATTTAGGAAGGATGAGATTGGGAGGAGGAATGGACATG CCCCAAATGATAAAATGAAGGAAGTGTTGATGAGGACAGTTGAGGAGGCAAAAGCACTCATCTCTAAA AAACAGGCTCAAGCTAATGTTTGTGTCACCATGGAAATGGTAAAGGAAGCGCTGGATCAACTAAGGGGTGCCGTGATGATTGTGTACCCTATGGGGCTGCCTCCTCATGACCCAATAAGAATGGAGTTTGATGATCAGGAAGATCTGTCAGGGACACAG GCATCTCTGCAGGTGATCACAGAAGAAGAATGCCAGCTTTGGTGGGCTGGTAAAGAGATGCAGAGAGGGAAAAAACTTCAGGATTACAttggaagaaatgaaaagacaaaGCTTGTGGTCAAACTCCAAAAG AAAGGACAGGGGGCGCCAGCGAGAGAGCCCTTGGTCACTGATGAACAGCAGAAACAGATGATGCTGCATTACTACAAAAGACAGGAAGAATTTAAG AAACTGGACGAAGCAGACGATGATAGCTACCTGGACTCGGAGTGGTCGAACAGGCAGGCCCTCAAAAGACAATTTCAGGGCCTTACGAATATAAAATGGGGGCCAAGGTGA